The DNA region ACGGCCATTTGCCGGGATGGCGGTTTATCCGGCGTGTTCATTGGGGGTGATCTGGCTATGGGTGACGTTGATGCCGCGTTCCGACAGGGCGGCGATCAATTGCGAACTGCTGCTGTTCAGCATGTCGCGGGTTTGCGCATCGGGGGCGGAAAAAGACAGTTTCAAGGCATTGCCGTTGAAATCCAGACGGGCGGAAATGCTGCCCAGATGGGGGAGGTCGAGGTCGATCCGGGTAGTCCATTGCCCGGTTTCCTGGTGCTGTCCATTGCGTTGCTGCGATTCTTCACGCACTTCCCAGCGCATCTCCTGGCCTTGCCATACCTGGCCTTGCCAAAGGACCTGGTGCGTTTCCAGCGCATTCATCTGTTGCTGCACCAGCGTTTGCAGGTGGTCCGGGATATGCGCGACTGTATTGCGCTGTCCGCTCGCGGCGGTGGGATTCGGCATCGTATTGTTGATGGTTTCCATGCTTCTGGCGAGCGCGGTCTGTTGCGGCTGGGCCGACATTTGCTGGGCCGGTTGCGGGTGCCCGGATTTCGGCTGGGCTTGCGCCAATTGGTTCTGCGGCTCCTGCAGTAATTGTGTGGTGGGGCGTGTTCCGGCGATCCACTGAGCCTGGTGCGATTCATAGAACAGGCCGCTATGGCTCAGCGCATCGTGCAGCTTATTCGCGAGTTGCGTGGTGTCGGGCAGTACTCGTTCGCCGGTCCACAGCGGGGCGCTTTGGATGGGGCGCACATAGCTTCTTTCCAGCGGCTGCTGCGAGAGCGAGGAGAGCAGGCGCGAGGCGGCGCTGAGCGACTCGGGGGTGGAAACCGGATTGGAGGAGGCTGCCAGGGTAAAGGTCAGGCGTGGCTGCAGTGAGGCGACCTGCAGGATGAGGGTATCGCCTGGACGGATAAAGTTCGGCAACTGCATCTGCAGCAACTGGTCGGCGACCCGGACGTTGAATGTGCTGGGCGCGACCTGCGCCTGCACGGTACCTTGTACTTTCTGGCCTATCTCGAATTGCCCGGCTGGATTGGCGTTGCCCTTGGCCGGTGTTGCCGTGATGAGAGGCTTATCGGTGAGCGACAGCGCCTTGAGCGTGGAGATCAGGTTGGCAGGCAGCATGCATCATGGAAATGCTTAGGAATTGACGAGGTAGGCCTGCTGCAGCCGTTGCTCGCTGCGGTTGCTCTGCATGATGCGCTGCAGCTGC from Sideroxyarcus emersonii includes:
- a CDS encoding flagellar hook-length control protein FliK, with the protein product MLPANLISTLKALSLTDKPLITATPAKGNANPAGQFEIGQKVQGTVQAQVAPSTFNVRVADQLLQMQLPNFIRPGDTLILQVASLQPRLTFTLAASSNPVSTPESLSAASRLLSSLSQQPLERSYVRPIQSAPLWTGERVLPDTTQLANKLHDALSHSGLFYESHQAQWIAGTRPTTQLLQEPQNQLAQAQPKSGHPQPAQQMSAQPQQTALARSMETINNTMPNPTAASGQRNTVAHIPDHLQTLVQQQMNALETHQVLWQGQVWQGQEMRWEVREESQQRNGQHQETGQWTTRIDLDLPHLGSISARLDFNGNALKLSFSAPDAQTRDMLNSSSSQLIAALSERGINVTHSQITPNEHAG